Proteins encoded in a region of the Sphingopyxis sp. OAS728 genome:
- a CDS encoding PLP-dependent aminotransferase family protein, whose protein sequence is MANPFDLKLDRRAKQSLSDQIRRGIGSAIESGVLVPGARLPSWQDLAAQLGVSRGTVRIAYDKLLAAQFVEVSRATGTRVAGRPRAGVNTEVPPHPGSFMEFYQDLLQGPAVFQNGVPGASSFPATLMARIRAQAVRLETSGPPIYPDIRGEIDLRREIAAYLAIARGIDCSPAQIFITAGFSGALGLALRALGLDGEKAWSEEPGYPFARRGLELARLSTVSVPVDERGIDVDYGIAHHPDAKLVMVTPGQQAPLGATLSLDRRLRLLDWATEQGAWIIEDDYLSDLQLVGRAAPALASLDRSGRVIHIGPFSKTISPTLRLGFMVVPAALVHLVFEVAACLNPPPGPAVQFAIAEFMREGHYMRHLRRTKRVYSAQRDTLLENLHRHIPPDRLSVAGLGVVLQLPDTSSDLSVAREALAFGMAPAPLSSWYAGSEGRRSGLVLGIATAPQRQLGGLCDRLCGLVARFG, encoded by the coding sequence ATGGCCAATCCATTCGATCTGAAGCTCGACCGCCGTGCAAAGCAATCGCTGAGCGACCAGATCCGGCGCGGAATTGGCTCGGCGATCGAAAGCGGGGTGCTGGTCCCCGGCGCGCGGCTGCCGTCCTGGCAGGACCTTGCCGCGCAGCTGGGCGTATCGCGCGGAACGGTCCGGATCGCGTATGACAAGCTGCTCGCGGCTCAGTTCGTCGAGGTATCGCGCGCGACGGGAACGCGCGTCGCGGGGAGGCCGCGCGCCGGAGTGAATACTGAGGTTCCGCCCCATCCCGGGTCGTTCATGGAATTCTATCAGGATCTGTTGCAGGGGCCGGCGGTCTTTCAAAATGGTGTGCCGGGAGCGAGCAGTTTTCCGGCCACGTTGATGGCGCGCATCCGGGCGCAGGCGGTGCGCCTAGAGACCAGCGGTCCCCCCATTTATCCGGATATTCGCGGCGAAATCGATCTGCGCCGCGAGATCGCAGCCTATCTCGCGATCGCCAGGGGCATCGATTGCTCGCCCGCGCAGATATTCATCACCGCGGGTTTTTCCGGCGCTCTCGGGCTGGCGCTCCGTGCGCTCGGTCTCGATGGCGAAAAGGCCTGGTCCGAGGAGCCGGGTTATCCGTTCGCGCGACGCGGTCTCGAACTTGCGCGGTTGTCGACGGTCTCCGTCCCCGTCGACGAGCGCGGCATCGACGTGGACTATGGCATCGCGCATCATCCCGATGCGAAACTGGTCATGGTGACGCCCGGTCAACAGGCGCCGCTTGGTGCGACGCTGTCGCTCGATCGCCGGCTGCGCTTGCTGGACTGGGCAACCGAACAAGGCGCCTGGATCATCGAGGATGATTATTTGAGCGACCTGCAGCTCGTCGGACGCGCCGCCCCCGCGCTCGCATCGCTCGACCGCAGCGGCCGCGTGATCCATATTGGCCCGTTCAGCAAGACGATCAGCCCGACGCTCCGGCTTGGCTTCATGGTGGTGCCCGCAGCGCTCGTGCACCTTGTCTTCGAGGTCGCCGCGTGCCTGAACCCGCCACCCGGGCCCGCCGTTCAGTTCGCAATCGCCGAGTTCATGCGCGAAGGTCATTATATGCGCCACCTTCGCCGCACAAAGCGGGTCTATTCGGCGCAGCGCGATACGTTGCTCGAGAATCTGCACCGCCACATTCCGCCGGACCGTCTGTCGGTGGCGGGGCTTGGCGTCGTGCTGCAGCTTCCCGACACCTCGTCCGACCTGTCGGTCGCCCGCGAGGCGCTGGCGTTCGGAATGGCTCCCGCGCCGCTATCGAGCTGGTATGCGGGATCGGAAGGGCGGCGTTCGGGACTGGTGCTGGGAATCGCTACCGCCCCGCAACGCCAGCTGGGTGGCCTGTGCGACCGCCTGTGCGGCCTTGTCGCGCGCTTCGGCTAA
- a CDS encoding LuxR C-terminal-related transcriptional regulator → MSALSRALVWERQLLCRSGLASIIRREYGYCDVATAGDADEALGWLAASGAHDMLVLDGGIDLKPVVPGGIRGLRHRFPQLSLVIVDWRRDRDAVLRAISDGAHGFIPKDMEQDEMLHAFRQVIAGQVYVPPIVSHVDADVRATGSSGSHQASLSSLTERQREVLTHMSMGKSNKEIARSLRISESTVKVHVAAAFRLLGVHNRVGAVAALQSRGDASAFVRDQFIGRRASVDFRTRAFG, encoded by the coding sequence TTGTCCGCTTTATCAAGGGCGCTGGTTTGGGAACGGCAATTACTCTGCCGGAGCGGTCTCGCTTCCATTATTCGGCGCGAATACGGTTATTGCGATGTTGCGACCGCGGGAGATGCCGACGAGGCGCTCGGCTGGCTGGCCGCGAGCGGTGCGCATGACATGCTGGTTCTCGATGGCGGGATCGACCTGAAGCCGGTGGTTCCCGGCGGCATTCGCGGATTGCGTCACCGCTTTCCGCAGCTTTCGCTGGTGATCGTCGATTGGCGACGCGATCGCGATGCCGTGCTCCGCGCGATCTCCGACGGCGCGCATGGTTTCATTCCCAAGGACATGGAGCAGGATGAAATGCTCCACGCCTTCCGGCAAGTGATCGCCGGCCAAGTCTATGTTCCGCCGATCGTCAGTCACGTCGACGCGGACGTAAGGGCGACAGGCTCTTCTGGTTCGCACCAAGCCTCGCTATCCAGCCTCACCGAACGGCAGCGCGAAGTGCTGACGCATATGTCGATGGGCAAATCGAACAAGGAAATTGCGCGCTCGCTGCGTATCTCCGAAAGCACGGTGAAGGTCCATGTAGCGGCCGCCTTCCGGCTGCTCGGCGTGCACAACCGCGTGGGCGCGGTGGCGGCGCTGCAGAGCCGCGGCGACGCGTCGGCATTTGTCCGCGACCAATTCATCGGACGCCGCGCGAGCGTCGATTTCCGTACGCGCGCCTTCGGCTGA
- a CDS encoding peroxidase family protein, producing the protein MVQLTKHDLNFILAQIKIAEAHAAGGDLAALVAGYNGNDGFAQAHLLPYGLRTVDGSYNNLLPGREYWGAADQSFPGIFTPEYLNDADGDRYDFNPLPNMETWYTNNDYANAGPRTGSQPGPGSGTVIDADPRIISNLIVDQTLKNPAAIAAALTHAGLSGAALMAALTQIVAARDALEAAVTAAAAAEGSLGGLNAAVAAAQLALADAAAADAAAAAQAATDQAAFEAADAEVAPAMEVRDVSLAAYVALLADAIPNNQQTAQITAAEDAYNAAEAAYQLAQDNAEAAEATSTASAAAAADAAAALLAAQAALAGAETALADAQAAAGADEAASAALDAALAEHGVEMDGNTVYLPNVSPDEGLSSPFNGWMTIFGQFFDHGLDLVAKGGNGTVYVPLSPDDPLYVPGGQNYIPLTRVTVNPGADGILGTADDGPGPKNLTTPWVDQNQTYASSASKQVFMREYIPGPDGKPVSSGLLLEGSNGGLATWADIKAQARTVLGIELTDLNVGNIPLIATDPYGNFIPGANGYPQLVVGMGADGQLGTADDVLREGNPAAPVSAQGVVLTGHAFLDDIAHAAVPIITGGVLMQDGDSALGYANADGTPGPQGQRGPTRYDNELLDRHFIAGDGRANENIALTAVHQVFHAEHNRIVEHTKDVTLASMDRAFINEWLLTDLTDAQFATLTTGNPAAIAALSETLVWDGERLFQVGRFTNEMEYQHLVFEEFGRMMQPDIDAFVFEPSADINPSIAAEFAHVVYRFGHSMLRQDIAVIEMDENGNPVQNDISLFEGFLNPVAYDSLGTAEQASGAIIRGMSRQTGSEIDEFVTDVLRNQLLGIPLDLATINLARGRDVGMPSLQTARERFFDATGDTLLKPYESWADFALNLKNPASIINFIAAYGTHESVLNTAANPKTVEQLREAATLLVLGGAGAPADRLDFLNAEGAYANDPKLGGLNDIDFWIGGLAEKKMAFGGMLGSTFSFVFQMTMENLQDADRFYYLSRTQGLNLLNELENNTFAELVMRNTDLGDDHSTALPGNLFSAFEMPQLEMDPSKQLDPDPASDNPFLPFASLVERRDVDGNLIAPNDTTTVAQYIRVNSNEHFVIGGTENDDVIVSGGGDDAIWGKGGNDRIEAGYGVDKVFGGEGDDIITNAGTDIGEADFLHGNEGNDVIHGGSGLSLLFGNQGNDFIITGPDGKEAFGGTGDDFILGGSGGDFLLGNEGNDWIEGGQRFDTLSGENSELFFNSSIIGHDVLNGGSGDTDYDAESGDDIMFQNNEGIQRSNGQAGFDWGIHKGDSTAANSDLGIPIFETQEAFILRDRFDLVEGLSGWIHDDTLTGRSRSTNARGELQNTAAIPGPDSPLDSYSNDLLAKNVDLIDGLDVLVAHLGAGIPVTKVVNGQTVPVLDENGVQERIIFSTSQAGDILLGGGGSDTIKGLAGNDIIDGDRWLNVRILVTPRPTDSWAAFSVDSMTEIAARMVAGEINPGQLSIVRELLDGDPDNSDVDTAVYTDVFANYTITRNADGSVTVDHTGFDDDGGDDDLPEEVANRPLSDGTDRLFNIEQLKFADRVVDLRGPTLALQTTPGEYQDEFTQATLGNSHGTTNWVPDWVETNDSGGVTSGQIRIDEGNSNVLRFHNGDGAEITRTVDLAGAVTATLSFSANPDNLDAGENVEVWFAADGVNFTLLRTITGNGGNQDYEHPLTGPFTANAAIRFVASAINATNEQVSIDNVTIDFATSPVQDYETTFTEDAGEVAIARGPFIVETDGQLVSARIVLTNAQAGDQFVIPNNLPGNIDSDVDTSVPGRITVTLTGTETIANYQAAIQAIEFENTSDNPSVVDRVVEVTVNGGFADSNVATTTINVVAVDDDVNANNDSVITNISGTTSIVIPKWALLLNDVDPDSPISITAVSGANSLNGLAHNATSVSFTDPATGTAGGSFTYTATGAPGDTDNATVTVTRDQTGTIDGTAAANILVGSDAANTFDAGTGDDVVFAGGGNDTIVWNANNANATSNNNSDGRDVVDGGAGTVDTFVINGNTANNVAETYRIYSRAAADAAGLTVRNPDTEIVITRGGTTNAFIIAELDNIEEIVVNTDNGNDTVQVIGNFAPTSLDVNTITINGGAGDDTVDISALQSAHRIVFRSNGGNDVIIGEMRAQDRFELAEGKTIADYTATDNDDGSTTLATEGHSVTFFGTTANAQNAGASHDDDDDDHDDDHGQDDDDHDDDDDAPAPPSQADTQTGTAGRDTLKGGSGDDVISGRGGDDVLNGGSGDDTLSGGDGDDVLGGGSGDDLLAGGDGDDVLGGGSGDDRLDGGDGDDVMTGGSGDDVFVFSDGDDRITDFQLGADSIDLSGLGITAQSFASRVVISQSGNDTLVRIDGNELRLDGVSAANVQTASFAFASAGSNSAANGTPPAEIEAAANDPSPQPVEQGGAGAAPDPSAPSHDRWSDGFDSSLGPWWLKSRFEANGHHELAHYEWSLL; encoded by the coding sequence ATGGTACAGCTTACGAAACATGACCTCAACTTCATCCTCGCCCAGATCAAGATCGCAGAGGCGCACGCCGCGGGCGGCGATCTCGCCGCGCTGGTTGCCGGCTATAACGGCAACGACGGGTTCGCGCAGGCGCATCTGCTGCCCTATGGGCTCAGGACCGTCGATGGCAGCTACAACAATCTGTTGCCGGGCCGCGAATATTGGGGTGCGGCGGACCAGTCCTTCCCCGGCATCTTCACGCCCGAATATCTGAACGACGCCGATGGCGACCGCTACGACTTCAATCCGCTGCCGAATATGGAGACGTGGTACACCAACAATGATTATGCCAACGCCGGGCCCCGGACCGGGTCGCAGCCCGGCCCCGGCAGCGGTACCGTGATCGACGCCGACCCGCGCATCATTTCCAACCTGATCGTCGATCAGACGCTGAAAAATCCGGCCGCCATTGCCGCGGCGCTGACGCATGCCGGCCTGTCGGGTGCGGCGCTGATGGCTGCGCTGACCCAGATCGTCGCGGCGCGCGATGCGCTTGAAGCCGCCGTCACGGCGGCCGCAGCCGCCGAAGGCTCGCTCGGCGGCCTGAATGCCGCCGTCGCGGCTGCCCAGCTCGCGCTGGCCGATGCCGCGGCCGCCGATGCTGCGGCCGCTGCGCAGGCGGCGACCGACCAGGCGGCCTTTGAAGCTGCCGATGCCGAAGTCGCCCCGGCGATGGAGGTGCGCGACGTCAGCCTCGCCGCCTATGTGGCGCTCCTTGCCGACGCGATCCCGAACAACCAGCAAACCGCCCAAATCACGGCGGCCGAAGACGCCTATAACGCGGCGGAGGCCGCCTACCAGCTGGCGCAGGACAATGCCGAGGCGGCGGAAGCTACCTCGACCGCGTCGGCTGCCGCCGCTGCCGATGCTGCCGCCGCGCTTCTCGCGGCGCAGGCGGCGCTCGCCGGTGCCGAAACCGCACTCGCCGACGCGCAGGCCGCTGCCGGTGCCGACGAAGCCGCCAGTGCGGCGCTCGACGCGGCGCTCGCCGAACATGGTGTCGAGATGGACGGCAACACCGTCTATCTGCCCAACGTATCGCCCGACGAAGGACTGTCCTCGCCGTTCAATGGCTGGATGACGATCTTTGGACAATTCTTCGATCACGGCCTCGATCTGGTCGCGAAGGGCGGCAACGGTACGGTTTACGTGCCGTTGTCGCCTGACGATCCGCTCTATGTTCCGGGCGGCCAGAATTATATTCCGCTGACCCGCGTGACGGTGAATCCCGGTGCCGACGGCATCCTCGGCACCGCCGACGACGGTCCGGGGCCGAAGAATCTGACCACGCCCTGGGTCGACCAGAACCAGACCTATGCCTCCTCCGCATCGAAGCAGGTCTTCATGCGCGAATATATCCCGGGGCCCGACGGCAAGCCGGTTTCGAGCGGCCTGCTGCTCGAGGGCAGCAACGGCGGTCTTGCGACCTGGGCCGATATCAAGGCGCAGGCGCGCACCGTGCTCGGGATCGAGCTTACCGACCTCAATGTCGGCAACATCCCGCTGATCGCGACCGATCCCTATGGCAATTTCATTCCCGGCGCGAACGGCTATCCGCAGCTCGTCGTCGGCATGGGCGCCGACGGCCAGCTCGGCACCGCCGACGACGTTCTGCGCGAAGGCAATCCGGCCGCGCCTGTCAGCGCGCAGGGCGTCGTGCTGACCGGTCATGCCTTCCTCGACGACATCGCGCATGCCGCGGTGCCGATCATCACGGGCGGCGTGCTGATGCAGGACGGCGACTCGGCGCTTGGCTATGCCAATGCCGACGGCACACCCGGGCCGCAGGGCCAGCGCGGCCCGACGCGCTACGACAACGAGCTGCTCGACCGCCACTTCATCGCGGGCGATGGCCGCGCGAACGAGAATATCGCGCTGACCGCGGTCCACCAGGTGTTCCACGCCGAACATAACCGCATCGTCGAACACACCAAGGATGTGACGCTTGCATCGATGGACCGTGCCTTCATCAACGAATGGCTGCTGACCGACCTGACCGATGCGCAATTCGCGACGCTGACGACCGGCAACCCCGCGGCGATCGCCGCGCTGTCGGAAACTTTGGTTTGGGATGGCGAACGCCTGTTCCAGGTCGGCCGCTTTACGAACGAGATGGAATATCAGCATCTGGTGTTCGAGGAATTCGGCCGCATGATGCAGCCCGATATCGACGCCTTCGTGTTCGAGCCCTCGGCCGACATCAACCCCAGCATCGCCGCCGAATTCGCGCACGTCGTCTATCGTTTCGGCCATTCGATGCTGCGGCAGGATATCGCGGTCATCGAGATGGATGAGAATGGAAATCCTGTTCAGAACGATATCTCGCTGTTCGAGGGCTTCCTGAACCCGGTGGCGTATGACTCGCTCGGTACCGCCGAACAGGCGTCGGGCGCGATCATCCGCGGGATGAGCCGCCAGACGGGCAGCGAGATCGACGAGTTCGTCACCGACGTGCTGCGCAACCAGCTGCTCGGCATCCCGCTCGACCTCGCGACGATCAACCTCGCGCGCGGCCGCGACGTCGGCATGCCGTCGCTGCAGACCGCACGCGAGCGCTTCTTCGATGCGACCGGCGATACGCTGCTGAAACCCTATGAGAGCTGGGCCGATTTCGCGCTCAACCTCAAAAATCCGGCGTCGATCATCAACTTCATCGCGGCCTATGGCACGCATGAATCGGTGCTCAACACTGCCGCCAACCCGAAGACGGTCGAACAGCTGCGCGAAGCGGCGACCCTTCTCGTCCTCGGCGGCGCGGGCGCGCCGGCGGACCGGCTCGACTTCCTCAACGCCGAGGGCGCCTATGCCAATGATCCGAAGCTCGGCGGGCTCAACGACATCGATTTCTGGATCGGCGGCCTCGCCGAAAAGAAGATGGCGTTCGGCGGCATGCTCGGCTCGACCTTCAGCTTCGTCTTCCAGATGACGATGGAAAACCTGCAGGACGCCGACCGTTTCTATTATCTGTCGCGCACGCAGGGGCTTAACCTGCTCAACGAGCTGGAGAACAACACTTTCGCCGAACTGGTGATGCGCAACACCGATCTGGGCGACGATCATTCGACCGCGCTGCCGGGCAATCTGTTCTCCGCGTTCGAGATGCCGCAGCTGGAAATGGATCCGAGCAAGCAACTCGATCCAGACCCGGCGAGCGACAATCCGTTCCTGCCGTTCGCCAGCCTGGTGGAACGCCGCGATGTGGACGGCAATCTGATCGCGCCGAACGATACTACAACGGTCGCACAATATATCCGCGTCAACAGCAACGAGCATTTTGTCATCGGCGGCACCGAGAATGACGACGTCATCGTGTCGGGCGGCGGCGACGATGCGATCTGGGGCAAGGGCGGCAACGACCGGATCGAGGCCGGCTATGGCGTCGACAAGGTGTTCGGCGGCGAAGGTGACGACATCATCACCAACGCCGGCACCGACATCGGCGAGGCCGACTTCCTCCACGGCAACGAAGGTAACGACGTCATCCATGGCGGTTCGGGCCTGTCGCTGCTGTTCGGCAACCAGGGCAATGACTTCATCATCACCGGCCCCGACGGCAAGGAAGCCTTCGGCGGCACCGGCGACGACTTCATCCTCGGCGGCTCGGGCGGCGACTTCCTGCTCGGCAACGAAGGCAATGACTGGATCGAGGGCGGCCAGCGCTTCGACACGCTGTCGGGCGAAAATTCGGAGCTGTTCTTCAACTCGTCGATCATCGGCCACGATGTCCTGAACGGCGGCAGCGGCGACACCGACTATGACGCCGAATCCGGTGACGACATCATGTTCCAGAATAATGAGGGCATCCAGCGCTCGAACGGGCAGGCGGGCTTCGACTGGGGCATCCACAAGGGAGACAGCACGGCCGCCAATTCGGACCTCGGCATCCCCATCTTCGAGACGCAGGAGGCGTTCATCCTGCGCGACCGCTTCGACCTGGTCGAAGGGCTGTCGGGCTGGATTCACGACGACACGCTGACGGGGCGCAGCCGCAGCACCAATGCGCGCGGCGAATTGCAGAACACCGCTGCGATCCCGGGACCGGACTCGCCGCTCGACTCCTATTCGAACGACCTGCTCGCGAAGAATGTCGACCTGATCGACGGGCTCGACGTGCTGGTCGCGCATCTCGGTGCCGGCATCCCGGTGACCAAGGTGGTCAACGGACAGACGGTTCCGGTACTCGACGAAAATGGCGTTCAGGAACGCATCATCTTCAGCACATCGCAGGCGGGCGACATCCTGCTCGGCGGCGGCGGCAGCGATACGATCAAGGGTCTTGCCGGCAACGACATCATCGACGGCGACCGCTGGCTGAACGTCCGCATCCTCGTCACGCCCCGTCCGACCGATAGTTGGGCGGCGTTCAGCGTCGACAGCATGACCGAAATCGCCGCGCGCATGGTCGCCGGAGAAATCAATCCCGGCCAACTGTCGATCGTCCGCGAGCTTCTCGACGGCGATCCGGACAACAGCGACGTCGACACGGCGGTCTACACCGACGTGTTCGCGAACTACACGATCACCCGCAACGCGGACGGCAGCGTCACGGTCGATCACACGGGCTTCGACGACGATGGCGGCGACGACGATCTGCCTGAAGAAGTCGCGAACCGGCCGCTGTCCGACGGCACCGACCGGCTGTTCAACATCGAGCAGCTGAAGTTCGCCGACCGCGTCGTCGACCTGAGGGGGCCGACGCTGGCGCTGCAGACGACGCCGGGGGAATATCAGGACGAGTTCACCCAAGCCACGTTGGGCAATTCGCACGGGACCACGAACTGGGTTCCCGACTGGGTCGAAACCAACGATTCGGGCGGCGTCACGAGCGGCCAGATCCGCATCGACGAGGGCAACAGCAATGTGCTGCGCTTTCACAATGGTGACGGCGCGGAGATCACCCGCACCGTCGATCTGGCGGGCGCGGTCACCGCGACGCTCAGCTTTTCGGCGAACCCGGACAATCTGGATGCCGGCGAGAATGTTGAGGTGTGGTTTGCGGCCGACGGCGTCAACTTCACCCTGCTGCGGACGATCACCGGTAACGGCGGCAACCAGGATTATGAGCATCCGCTGACGGGGCCGTTCACGGCAAATGCGGCGATCCGCTTCGTTGCCAGCGCGATCAATGCGACGAACGAGCAGGTGAGCATCGACAATGTCACGATCGATTTCGCCACGTCGCCGGTGCAGGATTATGAAACGACCTTCACCGAGGACGCGGGCGAGGTTGCGATCGCGCGGGGCCCGTTCATCGTCGAAACCGACGGTCAACTCGTATCGGCGCGCATCGTGCTCACCAATGCGCAGGCGGGCGACCAGTTCGTCATCCCGAACAACCTGCCCGGCAATATCGACAGCGATGTCGATACATCGGTTCCCGGGCGCATCACCGTCACGCTGACCGGCACGGAAACGATCGCCAACTACCAGGCGGCGATCCAGGCGATCGAGTTCGAAAATACGTCCGACAATCCGAGTGTCGTCGACCGCGTCGTCGAAGTGACCGTCAACGGCGGCTTCGCCGACAGCAATGTCGCCACGACGACGATCAATGTCGTCGCGGTCGACGATGATGTGAATGCCAACAACGACAGCGTCATCACCAACATCAGCGGGACGACCAGCATCGTCATTCCCAAATGGGCGCTGCTGCTGAACGATGTCGATCCCGACAGCCCGATCAGCATCACCGCGGTGAGCGGCGCGAACAGCCTCAACGGCCTTGCGCACAACGCGACGTCGGTCAGCTTTACCGATCCGGCGACAGGCACTGCCGGCGGCTCGTTCACCTATACCGCGACGGGTGCGCCGGGCGACACCGACAATGCGACCGTTACCGTCACGCGTGATCAGACGGGTACGATCGACGGCACGGCTGCTGCGAACATCCTTGTCGGCAGCGATGCCGCGAACACGTTCGATGCGGGCACCGGCGACGACGTCGTATTCGCGGGTGGCGGCAATGACACGATCGTGTGGAACGCCAATAATGCCAACGCGACGAGCAACAATAACAGCGACGGACGCGATGTCGTCGATGGCGGCGCGGGCACGGTCGATACGTTCGTGATCAACGGCAACACGGCGAACAATGTCGCCGAAACCTACCGCATCTATTCGCGCGCCGCTGCGGATGCGGCCGGGCTGACGGTGCGCAATCCCGATACGGAAATCGTGATCACGCGCGGCGGCACGACCAATGCCTTCATCATTGCCGAACTCGACAATATCGAGGAGATCGTCGTCAACACCGACAATGGCAACGATACGGTGCAGGTGATCGGCAATTTCGCGCCCACCAGCCTCGACGTGAACACCATCACGATCAACGGCGGTGCGGGCGACGACACGGTCGACATCAGCGCACTCCAGTCGGCGCATCGCATCGTCTTCCGCTCGAACGGCGGCAATGATGTGATCATCGGCGAGATGCGCGCGCAGGATCGCTTCGAGCTCGCCGAAGGCAAGACGATCGCCGATTATACGGCGACCGACAATGACGACGGCAGCACGACGCTGGCGACCGAAGGACACAGTGTGACCTTCTTTGGTACCACCGCCAACGCGCAGAATGCCGGGGCGTCGCACGACGATGACGACGACGACCATGACGATGATCATGGGCAGGACGACGACGATCATGACGACGACGATGACGCGCCGGCACCGCCGTCGCAGGCCGACACGCAGACCGGAACCGCCGGGCGCGATACGCTGAAAGGCGGGTCTGGCGACGACGTCATCAGCGGTCGCGGCGGCGACGACGTGCTGAATGGCGGATCGGGCGACGATACGCTGTCCGGCGGCGACGGAGACGATGTCCTCGGCGGCGGGTCGGGTGACGACCTGCTGGCGGGCGGCGACGGCGACGACGTGCTCGGCGGCGGATCGGGCGACGAC
- a CDS encoding response regulator transcription factor: MRILIVEDNARIGVLTAEGLSAMGFCCDVAPTLSEASELLAATSYDIIVLDLGMPDGDGRAWLMVERAHGLVAPVIMLTARSALGDRIDGLDAGADDYLVKPFAVEELAARVRALLRRPGARSTPILSVGTILFDTIARVGSCCGEPLRLSLREAALLELMMVKAGSVVSRDQIEASLYSFDEPVTPNAIEVLVSRVRKKLASLGVHDQLVTLRGVGYLMLEPVA; this comes from the coding sequence ATGCGCATACTCATCGTCGAGGACAATGCCAGGATTGGCGTTTTGACCGCCGAAGGGCTTTCGGCGATGGGATTTTGCTGCGACGTCGCTCCAACGCTTTCCGAAGCATCTGAACTTCTTGCTGCGACAAGCTATGACATCATCGTCCTCGACCTCGGTATGCCCGATGGCGACGGGCGCGCGTGGCTGATGGTCGAGCGTGCGCATGGGCTTGTCGCACCGGTGATCATGCTCACCGCGCGATCGGCCTTGGGCGATCGCATCGATGGCCTCGACGCGGGGGCCGACGATTATCTCGTCAAGCCGTTCGCCGTCGAAGAGCTTGCCGCACGCGTGCGCGCGCTGCTTCGCCGGCCGGGTGCGCGTTCAACCCCGATCCTTTCGGTGGGGACAATCCTCTTCGACACGATAGCCCGCGTCGGCAGCTGCTGCGGCGAGCCCCTCCGTCTCAGCTTGCGCGAGGCCGCGCTGCTCGAATTGATGATGGTCAAGGCCGGCAGCGTCGTCAGTCGCGACCAGATCGAAGCGTCGCTCTATTCCTTCGACGAACCCGTGACGCCCAATGCCATCGAGGTGCTGGTTTCGCGGGTCCGGAAGAAGCTCGCGAGCCTAGGTGTGCACGATCAACTGGTGACGCTCCGCGGCGTTGGATATCTGATGCTGGAGCCCGTTGCCTGA
- a CDS encoding sensor histidine kinase, with translation MQQGRSIIDELRTGFAWMAVAGSIVLAAFLIVDFELIREDIREKYGHIGIVHEVIDHVIFPIIVLLAPLAIATRWLINRALRPLHEAADLIHQATGRERGFRVTLADFPTEALPFAEAVNALLLRLDDAARRQEGFAADVAHEIKTPLAVAMLELERLKAADADRVIDGLAGMNRLVEQLLVLAQLDAYAAAPQPFRPINLADAALEAIKLCAVDAAQKGVALAYRDEGGPMVMGRIEAVTAALRNLVENAVRVTAAGKEVVIVRGPGANIRVVDGGPGIDPVRLLALSDRFRRGEHASYGGAGLGLSIVARIMEVHGGTLQSHPEEPAIELDFDTIVAT, from the coding sequence ATGCAGCAAGGTCGCTCGATCATCGATGAGCTGCGAACCGGTTTTGCCTGGATGGCTGTTGCGGGCAGCATTGTCCTCGCCGCTTTTCTGATTGTCGATTTCGAACTGATCCGTGAGGATATCCGGGAAAAATACGGGCATATCGGAATCGTCCATGAGGTGATCGATCATGTCATATTCCCGATCATCGTCCTGCTTGCCCCGTTGGCAATCGCCACGCGATGGCTGATCAACCGGGCGCTGAGGCCGCTGCACGAAGCGGCGGACCTCATCCATCAGGCAACCGGTCGCGAACGTGGTTTTCGTGTGACGCTTGCCGATTTCCCGACCGAAGCCTTGCCCTTTGCCGAGGCCGTCAACGCGCTGCTGTTGCGCCTCGACGACGCGGCGCGGCGCCAAGAGGGGTTCGCTGCGGACGTCGCGCACGAAATCAAAACGCCGCTCGCGGTCGCCATGCTCGAACTGGAGCGGCTGAAGGCCGCCGACGCGGACCGCGTGATCGACGGTCTTGCGGGGATGAATCGGCTGGTCGAGCAATTGCTGGTGCTCGCCCAGCTCGACGCCTATGCGGCGGCGCCGCAGCCCTTCCGTCCGATCAATCTGGCGGATGCGGCGCTCGAGGCGATCAAGCTTTGCGCGGTCGATGCAGCGCAAAAGGGCGTCGCGCTTGCTTATCGCGACGAGGGTGGGCCGATGGTTATGGGCCGGATCGAGGCGGTGACCGCGGCACTGCGCAATCTGGTCGAAAATGCCGTCCGGGTGACCGCCGCGGGCAAAGAGGTGGTTATCGTTCGCGGCCCGGGGGCCAATATTCGCGTCGTCGATGGCGGGCCCGGTATCGATCCCGTCAGGCTGCTTGCCCTGTCGGACCGTTTCCGGCGCGGCGAACATGCGAGTTACGGCGGCGCGGGGCTGGGCCTTTCGATCGTCGCGCGAATCATGGAAGTGCATGGCGGAACGCTGCAAAGCCATCCGGAAGAGCCAGCGATCGAGCTGGATTTCGACACTATTGTAGCGACTTGA